One segment of Cyprinus carpio isolate SPL01 chromosome A17, ASM1834038v1, whole genome shotgun sequence DNA contains the following:
- the LOC122148190 gene encoding consortin-like, protein MLNGSREGLFELGKQLQQEGDSKAALHCFLSCLLGLTHVQSFHSLPNCLHQIAEIYIDDKNYGKALQFIQAEKMFYEVALIELTSLQASTGSQEEGTLGTSGCLSQEELSEQASQAQDLERLAQLCIMSKR, encoded by the exons ATGCTGAACGGGAGCCGTGAGGGTTTGTTTGAACTGGGCAAGCAGCTCCAGCAGGAGGGAGACTCCAAGGCTGCTCTGCACTGCTTTTTGAGCTGCCTGCTGGGACTCACACATGTGCAGAGCTTCCACTCGCTTCCCAACTGCCTGCATCAG ATTGCCGAAATCTACATTGATGACAAGAATT ATGGGAAAGCTCTGCAGTTCATTCAGGCGGAGAAGATGTTCTACGAAGTGGCATTGATCGAGCTCACCTCACTGCAGGCCAGCACAG GGTCTCAGGAAGAAGGAACATTGGGAACGTCAGGATGTCTGTCTCAAGAGGAGTTATCAGAACAGGCTTCACAGGCCCAGGATCTTGAGAGACTGGCTCAGCTCTGCATCATGAGCAAAAGGTAG